The Candidatus Eisenbacteria bacterium genome includes the window CGACTGGATCCTTTTCACCGATGCCGACGTCACCCTGGCGCCCGAAGCGGCCCGCCGCGCGGTCTCCCTCGCGGTCCGCGGCGGATGGGACCACGTCGCGGTCGGGCCGGACATGCGCATCGAAGGCCTGGGCGAGGCCGTATTCATCGCGGCGTTCGTCGTCATTTTCAACGCATCCCTGAGGCCGTGGCTCGCGTCGGATCCGCGTCGGAGGAACGCAATCGGGATCGGCGCCTTCAATCTGGTGCATCGGGACGCGTATCGCCGGGCGGGAGGCCATGCCAAGATTCGCTACGAGCTGCTGGACGATATCGCTCTGGGCAAGATGTTGAAGGAGAGCGGAGCGCGGCAGGTCTTCGCGAGGCACGATGGACTGGTAGCCGTGCGCTGGCACGAGGGGGTTTCCGGGCTCGTGCGCGGGGTCGAGAAGAATGCGTTCCCGGCGGCGCGCTACAACGTTCTCCTAGGGCTCGTCGCCCCCTGGGTCCAGCTCGCGCTGGGATGGGCGCCCCTCATCGGACTCTTCTTGCCGGGCCCCTCGCCCAAGATCGCCGCGCTCGCCGCCTGGGCCGGAGTCTTTCTCTGCTATCGCGAAGCGGGGCGAAACGTGAACATCCGGATCTGGCAGGCGATCCTCATGCCCGTCGGGGTGACGCTTTTTCTTTACTCCTTCGTCCGCTCGATGATGGTGACGCTGAAGCAAGGAGGCGTGCTCTGGAGGGGGACCTTCTATTCACTCCCGGAGCTCCGGCGGAGGATGATTCGGTGAGGGCGCTGTGGTCTGTCGTGCAAAAAGAAACCCCCAAAGTTTTACCTTTAGGGGTCCTCGCCGCGCACCATGGGGGGTCAGGGCTGAAACGATGCGCGGCAACGAGTGATTACCACGCACACGACATGCCAATTTTTCGGGCAACCACGACGAACCCTCAAGTTCTTTGTGAAGGCGAGATAGAGCCCGCTCGCGCCTGGATGAATCGAGCCGCGCCGGAAGGGACTGTCGCATCGCGTACAAGCCTCGTACCTCCCGGTACGTGGCGCGCGGGGCGATCGCCGCATCGAGGCCGGGACTCCTAAGCTTCGGGTGCGGCGATTTCCTCCATAGTTTTACGGAGGAGTTCGGACGCTTCCCGGGCGATCGGTTCGAAGTTTTCCGGCTTCGGGAAGCGGATCGCCACCGACGCTGGAATCGGAATGATCCATTCCGCGAGGGGTGTCCCGAGTGCTCGCGTGAAGATCCCCGCGGGAGTCGGCCACGGCGCGGCGGGCCAAATCTCGGGGCCCTCGGAAACCGACTTCGCGAGTTTGATCTGAGCCTGGATCGAGGGATGATGGATGCCGATGCGATCCCAGAGGAATCCTTCGGCGATCTCGACCCTGGTTCCCCCTGCCAGCCGCCGAGCGCGCTGAAGGAGATCGGCGGGCTCCATGCTTTCAACCGTCTCGAACACAAGC containing:
- a CDS encoding glycosyltransferase, with product MTGPFFTTAGIVVAALYWLEAGVSAVLGNRCTPGLGSVEPLPDERLPSLSIIATAKDEAEGVEQAARSLLAQDYPHVRTIIADDRSTDATGRILDRLAAEEPRLHVLHVGSLPEGWIGKCHALALGAEASDSDWILFTDADVTLAPEAARRAVSLAVRGGWDHVAVGPDMRIEGLGEAVFIAAFVVIFNASLRPWLASDPRRRNAIGIGAFNLVHRDAYRRAGGHAKIRYELLDDIALGKMLKESGARQVFARHDGLVAVRWHEGVSGLVRGVEKNAFPAARYNVLLGLVAPWVQLALGWAPLIGLFLPGPSPKIAALAAWAGVFLCYREAGRNVNIRIWQAILMPVGVTLFLYSFVRSMMVTLKQGGVLWRGTFYSLPELRRRMIR